In the Quercus lobata isolate SW786 chromosome 5, ValleyOak3.0 Primary Assembly, whole genome shotgun sequence genome, one interval contains:
- the LOC115988634 gene encoding uncharacterized protein LOC115988634 isoform X1, with amino-acid sequence MKESTGNPLLIKSLNHISLVCRSVEESIDFYQNVLGFVPIRRPGSFDFDGAWLFGYGMGIHLLQSEDLESMPKKTEINPKDNHISFQCESMGAVEKKLKEMEISYVRSMVEEGGIHVDQLFFHDPDGFMVEICDCDNLPVIPLAGEMARSCSRLNVQMVQHQQQIRVIQQ; translated from the exons atgaaagaaagcaCGGGAAACCCATTGCTTATCAAATCTTTGAACCACATCTCACTTGTTTGTAGATCAGTTGAGGAGTCCATAGATTTCTATCAGAATGTTCTTGGGTTTGTCCCTATCAGGAGGCCCGGCTCTTTTGATTTTGACGGTGCATG GCTGTTTGGGTACGGGATGGGAATCCATTTATTGCAATCAGAGGACCTGGAGAGCATGCCCAAGAAGACTGAAATTAATCCAAAGGATAATCATATCTCTTTCCAG TGTGAGAGCATGGGTGCAGTTGAGAAGAAGCTGAAGGAGATGGAGATTTCTTACGTGCGATCAATGGTGGAGGAAGGTGGGATTCATGTTGATCAACTCTTCTTCCATGACCCAGATGGCTTCATGGTGGAGATATGTGATTGTGACAACCTCCCTGTGATTCCATTAGCCGGCGAGATGGCTCGATCTTGCTCGCGCCTAAACGTTCAGATGGTGCAGCATCAGCAGCAGATCCGAGTGATTCAACAATAA
- the LOC115992407 gene encoding probable polygalacturonase At1g80170 isoform X1, protein MRKLRSCSFSTCLIVYVLFTFTFLISNIEAFDSLLQLPLSGSTRRSRTRPRSKRVLFIGDFGAQGDGVNDDTEAFKDAWEVACSFSGRIRIVLPTGYIFLIYPIDIVGPCRSKVTIQISGTIVAPEDPDAWHGLNPRKWLYFQGVNHLTIEGGGLINGMGQEWWARSCKTNSTNPCEHAPTAITFHRCKYLNVKNLMVLDSQQMHISFTKCLRVVASHLEVIAPARSPNTDGIHISASKGVEVKDSIIRTGDDCISIVSNSSRIRIKDIICGPGHGISIGSLGKSNSWSQVQDVLVDGALLSNTDNGVRIKTWQGGSGFATDLTFQNVLMENVSNPIIIDQYYCDSRLPCANQTSAVKVENIAFMHIKGTSATKEAIKFACSDDYPCEGLYLEDIDLVSSSGGMTKSFCWEAYGSSSGLVNPPACFPC, encoded by the exons ATGAGGAAGCTTAGATCTTGTTCATTTTCGACATGTCTCATTGTTTACGTTCTTTTTACATTCACATTTCTGATATCAAATATAGAAGCTTTTGACTCTCTCTTACAGCTCCCACTATCTGGGTCGACCAGAAGGTCCAGAACCCGACCCAGATCCAAACGGGTCCTTTTTATTGGTGACTTTGGTGCTCAAGGAGATGGTGTTAATGATGATACTGAG GCTTTCAAAGATGCCTGGGAAGTAGCTTGTTCTTTCTCTGGACGAATAAGAATTGTGCTTCCGACTGGATATATTTTTCTGATTTATCCTATTGATATTGTTGGGCCTTGCCGATCAAAGGTCACTATTCAG ATATCTGGTACAATAGTTGCACCCGAAGATCCTGATGCCTGGCATGGTTTGAATCCTCGTAAATGGCTCTACTTCCAAGGGGTGAATCACCTTACCATAGAAGGGGGAGGCTTAATCAACGGGATGGGACAGGAATGGTGGGCTCGGTCTTGCAAAACTAACTCAACTAAT CCGTGTGAACATGCTCCAACG GCCATTACTTTCCATAGGTGCAAGTATTTGAATGTCAAGAACCTTATGGTGCTTGATAGTCAACAAATGCACATTTCATTCACCAAATGTCTTCGGGTTGTTGCATCCCATCTCGAAGTGATAGCACCTGCTCGTAGCCCTAATACTGATGGAATTCACATCAGTGCATCAAAAGGTGTTGAGGTCAAGGATAGCATAATCAGAACAG GAGATGACTGCATCTCTATTGTCAGCAACTCTTCACGGATCCGGATCAAAGACATTATCTGTGGCCCAGGTCATGGCATAAG TATCGGAAGCTTGGGAAAATCAAACTCTTGGTCACAGGTGCAAGATGTTCTGGTGGATGGAGCTTTGCTGTCCAACACTGATAATGGGGTGAGGATCAAAACATGGCAG GGAGGTAGTGGTTTTGCCACTGATCTTACTTTCCAGAATGTGTTGATGGAAAATGTATCAAATCCGATAATAATAGATCAATATTATTGCGACTCACGGCTTCCATGTGCAAATCAG ACTTCAGCTGTTAAAGTGGAGAATATAGCCTTTATGCACATTAAAGGAACTTCAGCGACAAAGGAAGCAATAAAATTTGCTTGTAGTGATGACTACCCATGTGAAGGGTTATACTTGGAAGATATTGATCTTGTATCAAGTTCTGGGGGAATGACAAAATCGTTTTGTTGGGAAGCATATGGCTCAAGTTCAGGATTAGTTAACCCACCTGCTTGCTTTCCGTGTTGA
- the LOC115992519 gene encoding peptide deformylase 1A, chloroplastic: MAMETLHRYSLRFRPISLADKCLKPGSPAPVFRKTRIPISVLGSSNPKPLFSTGFVARKPYSSAPSSIPRAGWFLGLGDKKKTSLPDIVKAGDPVLHEPAREVGVEEIGSERIQKIVDDMVRVMRQAPGVGLAAPQIGIPLKIIVLEDTKEYISYAPKEETKAQDRGPFDLLVIFNPKLKKKSNRTALFFEGCLSVDGFRAVVERYLDVEVAGLDQYGQPIKIDASGWQARILQHECDHLEGTLYVDKMITKTFRTVENLDLPLAEGCPKLGVR, from the exons ATGGCCATGGAAACACTCCACCGATACTCACTCCGTTTCCGCCCGATATCTCTCGCCGATAAATGCCTAAAACCTGGCTCACCCGCCCCGGTATTTCGCAAAACCCGAATACCCATTTCGGTACTCGGATCTTCCAACCCGAAACCGCTATTCAGTACCGGTTTCGTGGCCCGGAAACCTTACAGCTCAGCTCCCAGCTCCATTCCCAGAGCAGGGTGGTTTCTGGGTCTCGGAGACAAGAAGAAGACGAGCTTGCCCGATATCGTGAAGGCGGGCGATCCGGTTCTCCACGAACCGGCCCGAGAAGTTGGTGTTGAGGAAATCGGGTCGGAGCGGATCCAGAAGATAGTTGATGATATGGTTCGGGTTATGAGACAGGCTCCTGGGGTCGGTCTAGCTGCTCCTCAGATTGGAATTCCTCTAAAG ATAATAGTTTTAGAAGATACAAAAGAATATATCAGTTATGCACCCAAGGAAGAGACCAAAGCACAAGATAGAGGACCTTTTGATCTTCTG GTCATTTTCAACCCAAAGCTTAAGAAGAAGAGCAACCGGACTGCACTATTTTTTGAAGGGTGCCTGAG TGTTGATGGATTTAGAGCAGTGGTGGAGCGGTACCTTGATGTTGAGGTTGCAGGTTTGGATCAATATGGCCAACCCATCAAAATAGATGCTTCTGGCTGGCAGGCCCGTATTTTACAACATGAGTGTGATCATTTGGAGGGAACTCTTTACGTTGATAAGATGATTACCAAAACATTCAGAACAGTAGAAAACTTGGACTTACCACTTGCTGAGGGATGCCCCAAGCTTGGTGTTCGTTAG
- the LOC115988634 gene encoding uncharacterized protein LOC115988634 isoform X2: MFLGLSLSGGPALLILTVHGCLGTGWESIYCNQRTWRACPRRLKLIQRIIISLSREKRMTLAQLLGKFWCESMGAVEKKLKEMEISYVRSMVEEGGIHVDQLFFHDPDGFMVEICDCDNLPVIPLAGEMARSCSRLNVQMVQHQQQIRVIQQ; this comes from the exons ATGTTCTTGGGTTTGTCCCTATCAGGAGGCCCGGCTCTTTTGATTTTGACGGTGCATG GCTGTTTGGGTACGGGATGGGAATCCATTTATTGCAATCAGAGGACCTGGAGAGCATGCCCAAGAAGACTGAAATTAATCCAAAGGATAATCATATCTCTTTCCAG AGAGAAAAGGATGACCCTCGCCCAGCTTTTGGGGAAATTTTGG TGTGAGAGCATGGGTGCAGTTGAGAAGAAGCTGAAGGAGATGGAGATTTCTTACGTGCGATCAATGGTGGAGGAAGGTGGGATTCATGTTGATCAACTCTTCTTCCATGACCCAGATGGCTTCATGGTGGAGATATGTGATTGTGACAACCTCCCTGTGATTCCATTAGCCGGCGAGATGGCTCGATCTTGCTCGCGCCTAAACGTTCAGATGGTGCAGCATCAGCAGCAGATCCGAGTGATTCAACAATAA